Within the Marinobacter sp. SS13-12 genome, the region CGTAGAATGCCCAGCGGAAACCACTGATCAGATACACCACCGGGTTGAACAGACTGATGGTTTGCCAGACTTCCGGCAGCATATCGATGGAGTAGAAAGTACCACCCAGAAAAACCAGTGGGGTAACTATCATCAGCGGCACGATCTGGAGCTTTTCAAAGCCGTCTGCCCAGATCCCGATAATAAAACCAAACAGGCTGAAAGTGATGGCGGTCAACACCAGGAACGCGAACATCCAGAACGGATGCAGCACGTCGTAATCCACAAACAGCCTGGCCGTTATCAATATGATTACGCCGAGTATCACCGACTTGGTGGCGGCAGCCCCGACATAGCCAAGCACCACCTCCAGATAGGAGACCGGTGCGGACAGCAACTCATAGATGGTGCCGGAGAATTTCGGCATGTAGATACCGAAAGAGGCGTTGGAGATGCTCTGCATCAGCAGGGACAGCATCACCAGCCCTGGAATGATGAAGGCTCCGTAGCTGATATTGTCGATATCACCCATGCGGCTGCCTATGGCAGAGCCGAACACCACGAAATACAGCGATGTGGAGATAACCGGTGAGGCCACGCTCTGCATCAGGGTGCGGCGCATGCGGGCCATTTCAAAATTGTAGATTGCACGGACACCGTACAGGTTCATTGCATCACTCCCGCGTTATTCATTGACCAGGCCCACGAAAATCTCTTCCAGGGAGCTTTCCCTGGTCTGGAGGTCACGGTACTCAATGCCCAGGTCGCCCAGTGTTCGCAGCAGGTTCGCCACGCCGGCCTGCTCCTGTTGGGAGTCAAACGTGTAGATCAGCTCGTAGCCGTCTTCTGACAGCTCTACAGGCTCGAGAGCCAGTTGCCCGGGCATCTGCTCGAGCGGGCTCTGCAGATGCAGGCGCAGTTCCTTTTTGCCCAGCTTGCTCATCAACTGCGACTTGTCCTCCACAAGGATGATTTCACCCTGGCGGATAACACCGATGCGGTCAGCCATTTCCTCGGCTTCCTCGATGTAGTGGGTGGTGAGGATGATGGTAACGCCGTCTTCCCTCAGCTTGCGCACCATTTCCCACATATCGCGCCTCAGCTCTACGTCCACGCCTGCCGTTGGTTCGTCGAGGAACAGGATGCGGGGTTCGTGTGACAGGGCCTTGGCGATCATTACACGGCGCTTCATGCCACCGGACAAAGACATGATCCGGTTATTGCGTTTGTCCCAGAGGGACAGGTCCTTCAGAACTTTTTCGATGTGGTCCGGTGCCGGCGCTTTGCCGAAAAGGCCGCGACTGAAAGAAACGGCATCCCAGACGGTTTCAAAGGAATCCGTGTTAAGTTCCTGGGGCACCAGGCCGATGCTTTCCCGGGCCTTGCGGTAATCCTTGACGATGTCGAACCCTGCGGCTTTTACCTCCCCGTCAGAAAGGTTCACGATGCCACAGATGATGCTGATCAGCGTGGTCTTGCCGGCTCCGTTGGGTCCCAGGAGCGCAAAAATTTCTCCCGGTTCAATATCAAGGTTGATGTCCTTGAGGGCACTGAAACCATCAGCATAGGTTTTGTTGAGGTGCTTTACGGAGATGTCCGGTTGCACGGGCTTATCCTGTTGGTGGTGAATCTGCGGAGAGTTAAAGCGCGGTATTTTCTCACGACCGGCACTGAATTAGAAAGCTTTGCCTTGGCAGCAATAATCTCCATAATGCGTCATTAACCTTGGAGGGATGGTTGTGTTGAAAGCGCTAGTGGCTGTAATTGCCATGTCAGCGGTGGTTGCCCTTGGCGTTTTCGGGCCACGCTGGCTCATGTTGGATGCCGATAGCCGGTCTGATCAGGGCATTGTCGGGTGTGATGTGCTCAATGATACGTGTCGATGGACCCAACAGGGCAATCACTGGGACGCTCATCTGGTAAAAGATGGTGCTCAGGAAGAGGGTACTGAATATCGCCTGTCGGTAAAAACAAACATGAACCCGCCACGGCTGATGGCTGTGCTACGAGGCGAGTCCATGTACCTGGGAGAATATCCGGTACCGATGACCAGGGCAGGGGTAGCGCAGGATGGTAGCGGCCAGCTTTGGGAGGCACGATTTACCGCGCCTTTCTGTACGACGGATCCGGAAATGACCTGGAGAATCGACTTGCAGACAGGCATGGAGGCAGAACTTGATATGCCCGTGAAGCTGACCTTCAAAGCAGAGGGTCGGGCCTGACGATGGGATGACAGTCGGTCAGGATTGTGTAAAATCATCGAACTGCAACGATTGTCCAGGGAAGCACATATGGATTATGGCGATAGTGTACAAAAGGTTCTGCTCAGAAAAATCCAGAAAGCGGAACAGGATCTGCTCCAGTTGAAGCTGGATTATTGTCGTTTTATTTTTGGCTTGACTCATCGCTCCAGGGTGGAGTGTGACGGCAAGAGCTACATCGTCCGGTCTGTGGATGTAGACAGCATGGAGCGACAGGAAGACGACAGCTTTTCCAGGCCGGCTATCACCGGCGCTCCGGCCGATGCCCCGGAAACCGCTGAAGCACAGGATCTTGGCACACGCTGGACACTGGAAGAATCGCCAGCCCGCATCTCAATGAGCCGCAACTCAGACAAACGCGTTTGACGTAATAGCACTGTAGAGGCTGTGGTCCCGGAGAACGTAGCGGTGTTCGCTCCAGTACTCCGCACCACCCACGCCGTAACGGAAACAGGCCAGCAAGGTGGCACTGCCCGTCAGCGTTGACAGTGCCTGGACTGCTTCAGGCTGTCGCAGCCCGATTTTTCGGCTGGCCAGTTGGCTCACCAGATTGACCTGCGCACCCGAATGACGTTGTGACTTGTCACACAGCGCGCATGCAGCACCATACAGCCAGGCAGTCACGTATTCCTTTACGGCGTTCGGGGCTGTATCAAGCTCCAGTCCTTTCTCCCGACAATCCCTTTCCTGAATGCTCAACAATATATGCAACTGGGTAATCAACCCGCATTTGTCCAGTCCGCGACTGGCAAGGCCGTGGCCAGCATCCACACGGTTGGGACCGAACGGCTGCCGCGTCGGGGCAGGTGATGAAAATTCCGGATGAGTGGTGGGTGCCGCCGGCACGAAGGGATCATGTCGCACCAGCGTGAGCATCCGGAAGGCAAGCAGCAACAACAACGCAATGAGCGCGACTTCAATCAGTAAAACGATGCTGGTTGTCATAAGCGCTCCGGATTGCCTGAGGGTGACTGTTACATCATTAATCCGGATTGTAACCAAATGTATCCCGGGACACGAAGGGAACCGGGTTAAATCTGGTCTGCAAATGGTGGAACTGTGACGTGGTATCCACTGGAGTAACTAACAGGTCGGCATGGTTTGCAGCGCCAGCTTCTTGCGAATATACCGGCCGAGGATATCAACACCGATGTTCAGCGAGGCGGTAATCAGGATAAGCACCATCGCTTTGTCGAACTGGATGTTCTGGATGGCGCTGTCGACATAAAAGCCGAGCGTGTAGATGCCCAGAATGCCCAGAATCGCTGTTTCCCGCATGATGATTTCCCACCGGTAGAACAGGAATGCAAGAAACGATCGGTAAACCCGGGGTACAAGCTCGTAGGTGTATCGGTTGAGACCTGTGGGCGCATCTGGCCGCAGACGGATGAAGCTGGACTGGCGGCCAATCAGATGGCCGATAATACCGCCATTGTGCAGCGCAAGCGCTACCACGGCAGGCAGCATTGAAGGCCCCCACAGCTGCAGCAGAATGTAGGCAAGAATGTATTCCGGTGTTGAACGCAGGATCACCAGGAACACGTGGCCACTCGTACGACGCACCGGGCCGCCAAAGTGGGTGGAAATCAACGGAAATGCCAGCAGGGCAATGAGACCGGTGGCAACCAGTGCGATCTGGGTGAGTAACACCGTATTCCAGATACCGGGCAGAGCCTGCGTGACAAACAGATCACCGAGCCAGGCACCCATTCCTGCCCAGCCCTCTTCGTTTTTCAGGGGGGAAGGCACAATATCTTCGGTAAAGAACCGGGTGACGTTGCCCCAGATAATGGGCATGCCGTCGCCCAGGAAAAAGGGTGCACCAAGGATGTACACCGGTAGCAGCTTGGGCTTGACCCAGAGCGGCAGGGTGGCAATGAGCACATAAAACAGGATCAGCATGGCGCCGGCGTCGGAGTAATGCCCCTGGGAGAATGCAGATTCCAGGTAAAACCCGAGTGTTGGCAAACCCACGAAGCCAAGAATGGCACTGGACCGCAGGCCGCACTCAAGGCGATAGGCAGTATAGGTGCGCATCTGCACCCAGCAATCCGGAATTCGGGCGTATAGAAAGGCTGAGATCACGCCGGTTCCTGGAGGCAGCAGGCGCCCCGGCTCCGGGTCTGCTTCTTCGAGAATCTCGGAATAAACCTTGGCAAAAATGCCGGAATAGGGAATGGCAATGGCCAGTACGCCCGTCAGCGGATGGAAACCAAAAAACTGCAGGAAAATCAGAGCCCAGAAGAGTTCATGGATGGCCCGTATAAAAGCACAGAAAATCCGTACCGGGTAGGCTCGGTAAACCAGCGCCAACAGGAATCCGCACACACTGCCCAGGGCCACACCCACAAACGCAAAGGCAACGGTACGGAGCAGGGCGGTTGCCAGCCCTTCGGTACTGAAAAAATCGGGAGTGACCACACCGAGGAAGAAGCGCCCCAGGTCTTTCCAGGGGTTGGCCGCGGTGATGGCAATGTCCGCAAAGACCAGACCCACCAAGGCAATGGCGGTAAAGATCAGACTGGTTCTCACGGTTGGTGAAGACAACATAGATAGAGGGTCTGGTTCAGTAAAGCGGCATGATATCTGCCGGGGTCAGCTTTTCGCTGAACTCATCCAGAGCAACCTGCCCATCCTGGATGCCGACAATCCGTGTGCAATAGGCCAACGCCAGCTCCACATCGTGAAGTGCAATTACGCTGGTTTCGAAACGCTCCTTCAGTAGCCGCATAATCTGGTGAGCCATAGGACCGTCCAGCGCCGATACCGGCTCATCGGCAAGTAACAGACCGGACTTTCGGTAAAGTGCCCGGGCAATGGCAACCCTCTGTCGCTGTCCGCCAGACAACGAGGCCGCGGGAATCCATACCTTTTCCGGCATCCCGAGCTCGGATAGAAGGTCTTTCACTTCGCGACGGTCCTTTGCAAATGGGCGCATCAGCGTAACAACGTTGTACCAGGTGGGATTCGCATCCAGGCGGCCCATGTACACGTTATGGAACACCGGCAAGGCGTTCACCAGCCCGAGATCCTGGGGCACCAGAGATGCCAGACTTTCGACTTCCTGGTACACAAGTCGTATCAGCG harbors:
- a CDS encoding ABC transporter ATP-binding protein — encoded protein: MQPDISVKHLNKTYADGFSALKDINLDIEPGEIFALLGPNGAGKTTLISIICGIVNLSDGEVKAAGFDIVKDYRKARESIGLVPQELNTDSFETVWDAVSFSRGLFGKAPAPDHIEKVLKDLSLWDKRNNRIMSLSGGMKRRVMIAKALSHEPRILFLDEPTAGVDVELRRDMWEMVRKLREDGVTIILTTHYIEEAEEMADRIGVIRQGEIILVEDKSQLMSKLGKKELRLHLQSPLEQMPGQLALEPVELSEDGYELIYTFDSQQEQAGVANLLRTLGDLGIEYRDLQTRESSLEEIFVGLVNE
- a CDS encoding ABC transporter permease, with the translated sequence MLSSPTVRTSLIFTAIALVGLVFADIAITAANPWKDLGRFFLGVVTPDFFSTEGLATALLRTVAFAFVGVALGSVCGFLLALVYRAYPVRIFCAFIRAIHELFWALIFLQFFGFHPLTGVLAIAIPYSGIFAKVYSEILEEADPEPGRLLPPGTGVISAFLYARIPDCWVQMRTYTAYRLECGLRSSAILGFVGLPTLGFYLESAFSQGHYSDAGAMLILFYVLIATLPLWVKPKLLPVYILGAPFFLGDGMPIIWGNVTRFFTEDIVPSPLKNEEGWAGMGAWLGDLFVTQALPGIWNTVLLTQIALVATGLIALLAFPLISTHFGGPVRRTSGHVFLVILRSTPEYILAYILLQLWGPSMLPAVVALALHNGGIIGHLIGRQSSFIRLRPDAPTGLNRYTYELVPRVYRSFLAFLFYRWEIIMRETAILGILGIYTLGFYVDSAIQNIQFDKAMVLILITASLNIGVDILGRYIRKKLALQTMPTC
- a CDS encoding ATP-binding cassette domain-containing protein, translated to MSGFDLNGLTASFDGERVIGPLSLNVKKGEKVALVGRSGAGKSTLIRLVYQEVESLASLVPQDLGLVNALPVFHNVYMGRLDANPTWYNVVTLMRPFAKDRREVKDLLSELGMPEKVWIPAASLSGGQRQRVAIARALYRKSGLLLADEPVSALDGPMAHQIMRLLKERFETSVIALHDVELALAYCTRIVGIQDGQVALDEFSEKLTPADIMPLY
- a CDS encoding ABC transporter permease, with the protein product MNLYGVRAIYNFEMARMRRTLMQSVASPVISTSLYFVVFGSAIGSRMGDIDNISYGAFIIPGLVMLSLLMQSISNASFGIYMPKFSGTIYELLSAPVSYLEVVLGYVGAAATKSVILGVIILITARLFVDYDVLHPFWMFAFLVLTAITFSLFGFIIGIWADGFEKLQIVPLMIVTPLVFLGGTFYSIDMLPEVWQTISLFNPVVYLISGFRWAFYGVSDVHVGISVGMTLLFLTACMVAIWWIFKTGYRLRS